CTTACTGATGAGTCTTTCAAATGCTTATGTTCCATGTTCTTGCATGTATCTTTCTGCAGCACATCACTAAGAGCATCATCTTGCTTACTAAATATGTTCTTCCATGGAACATACCACATTTGTGGAAGTTCCTAGAATGGTCTAAGATAGTGTCTATAAACATGTGCTGCTACATTAAAGTGAGAAAGAACCAACCAAAAACTGAGTATCAACTTTGCATATGGCCAAATTGGACGCCTGAAAATTGCATCTATCAACTTCGCATAAAAGTTTCGGAAGCTAGAAATTAGCAACTTAATTGTGCACTAGAAGAACTAATTTATACTATCCTAATAATTTCTCTTGCCCACTAAAAAAAGCACGCAAATCATGCTAAGGCCAACAAATCTTGAACTATGAAGTAAGGAATTAACAAAGTTAAAGTCTTACACATATCTTGAGTATGTGGTAGTCAATTGATAAACCGTGATCATATCATAGCATTGAAATCTTGGGTTAGCCATATGATTACGATATCAGGGTTGTGTGTTAACAACGTGATTACGGAATTCGGTTCATGGATTACCCATGTGTTCAAGGTTTCAAAGTCAAGGATTAACCATGTGATCATGGTATCGCAAAGGCAGCAAGTGATCATATCTTTGAAGTCAAATGTTACTCATGTGGTCATGGTGTTAGCATAACCAAGTGGTTGATCACCTTCAATTAAAGACAAATCGACTAAGAGTTCTTGAGTTCGAATCCTTGCTGGAATAATCCTTGGTCAAACTTTACTTGCCATCTGAACCGAACTGCGTATTACTAAGGCTCTTTTCCCTTGTGAATCAAAGGGTTAAGACAAAATCAAAACCATGGTGCCTGCCAGGGTCAGCGATTAACTAAGTGACCGTGACAGATAAAAATCGTGTGATCATCGCATTGACGCCATGGCTAAACCATATGATTATGATATCAGGATAATGGGTAAATTATGTGATTGTGACCTTAAAAATAGGATGACAAAAATCATATACTACAATGATGTGAAGAATATAGCAGGTTCTGAAGAAAAAACACATGTCTGGACAAttcatgcataaaaaaaatcgtAATTAGGATCAAAAACTCATAATTGAGATAACAAAGAGAAATAAGAGCTTTTTGCCATCATgctaaacaaaagaaattattccacaaaaaattattaatacatCATATAACCAAACAACAATCAGGAACACAAGTCAAAAGTTTCTTAGAGTTGAGAGTGGAGACAAACTTATAGTCCAATCAAACCAAATgctcaaaatcaaacatcatagcaaaattataatttcacaTAGATTAAGTCAAGGATGTGAACATTACATTCAACTGTAGAAGATAGCATTTTAAGCTGCGGCGCCAGCCTCAATTATACAGGAATAAAGGACTTCGATTAGGACCTGCTGAACTGCTGTGATTGAAATTCAACTCTTGGGCAGCACGTAAACCAGTTCCTTAATCACTAGTTTGATCTCCCTCTTGATGTGGCAGTTGCGGGTCTTGTTGTGGTGGTTGCGGACAAGGAGGCAGAAAATAAGTCATCAGAGGAATCTGCTTTGGTGGAGGGATTCCATATCTTATGTCGAAAAATTGCTCTCTTGAAATCCTCTTCTTGTTTCTATTATGGTAATTTTGCAGGTACCCCATCCATTCATGACTGTTATGCATCCAATTTGGGAGTTGCCCTGATGACCCATGTCGAGTCTGCATATCACATAACTGCAACATTCGAAACTCATGTTCTCTCGTGCTCTCATCCACCATCGTGAAAAGTTGAACATTTTGTCGAGGGGGAGCCTGCTGGGTCGGTTGAGGGTGAAACTGTCGAAACATAAAACTATTAGTTTCAAAATCAAACGATTCTGTTCGCACGTCTGATTGGGGTGATTCTGGTTGCACTTATGGTACGGGCCTTGAACTGCTGATATCTTTCCTCCACTCACTATCGTACCAAGATTGGTTGATGACTTCAGGATTAATAAAGCAGTCACCATATTCCTCGTCGCATACTCCATTTGTCTCACAAAGTAAGTTGATAATAGAAGAATGCCCTAACCATAAATCTTCATTTATAATATTAGTAATGCTATCAGCAATAAGTTGTCCTAAATTAATCGGTTTCTCATTCAACAAAGCATACACAACGAACGCATTTTTCACTAACAATTGTCTCGGATAGTTTGTCGAACACACTTCTATACTATCATGGTAAAAACAATGCCACGCCTTAGCTCTTAATTCAAGATCCCTAAAGCGTAAAAATTTCGATgtatcattttccttttcagATACCCACATTGCTCCCGGTTTACACAAAGAACTTATCAGCATGCCGTAGGTCTCTGCACTCAGCGGTTTAGCTCTCATTTTCTCGGCCCAACGCTCCGGTGGGGTGGTCAAACCCAATGCTGAATTAATAGCATCCCCAGAAAATTTCAAACTTACCCCTCTTACCCAATACTCATATTCAGGAAAATCTTTACTCTTTGAAGAAGCATTGGTGTAGAAGTCTCTTGCCATATATTCATTGGTATACTTGATGCTGGAATGAAATTTCTCCCAGCCTCTTTTTTGTAATTCTTGTTGGATGAAAGAGAAACAATATAAACTCAAATCAAAAcgtttttcttttctctcataCGTTTGTTAaggattttttgttaaatattagTGCAATTAAGCTTATAAATGTAGGTGTTTAAACCCAATATATTGAGTAAAATAAGGACTATTATACAATTACATATAAAGTTCACAAAAAATATTCACGTATTGGTATAATTTAGGCTAAATTACACTAAGGATcctctaagtttgaggtgtgtAATAAATTggttctttaagttattttgtcacacataagtcttttaagtttgaaatttgtaacaaattggtcctttaagttctTTTGATCtcacataagtcctttaaggttgcaaacgttttcaatttagttCTTCAGTTAACCAAAACAATGATGTGGtagaaggactaaattgaaaacgtttacaaatttaaaggacttatgtgtgtGACCAAAACAACTTACAGGACCAATCTGTTACAaaactcaaacttaaaggacttatgtgtgatcaaaataacttaaatgaccaatatgttacaaatctcaaacttaaaggacttatggtGTAATTTAacctataatttattttaaagtttaagGAGATTGTGTCCTCTGTTGATCCCATTCTAGTTTCATCCCTAACAAAAAGAGTATTTGTTAAGCAATTTGGAACAACAATTTCTTCACGAAAATCACGAGATACAAAGAGAATAGAGAAGTGAAGAAAGCAGTGTACTCATCCTTTTCTGATTTTCATTATGACAAGACATCACATGGTCACCCTATGAAGGGCGGAATAAAAATTACTATTTCAACTCTAGTTGGACGTCCATTGCATTAGAAGGGTCAGTCCAATCTTTTGCAACAATCATGTCGTTCATCATAAACCACATCTTGCTGCAAAACAATTTGTGTGTGATGATTTCAAATTTGAGGTTTTTGACTTCATGGAATACACATTAAAAACAAAGGATAATCACGGAGCATCAGATCGTAAATATCGCGAAATATACTAGAAAGAGCTCCAACTTTGGGATGATTGCAAATGTCTTTATGACTATTTGCCAATAGAGAAATTGAAATCTCAATTAAGAGAAAAGTCAACATTATTGCACTTCTACAAAAAGATTGGATTGTGAAAACCATGAAGATGCCAACACTTCTGAAATgactaataaaaagaaaagaccAATGCAAGAGAACGATAATACCGAAACTTATGAAATATTGAGGTACTATAGCTGATAATAATACTATTGTTGTccctttgattatttttttttgtcacgactTCTCCTCTTTATTGTTATtctctttgataaaaaaaaaggaataacaATAAGTTCTAATTTCataacctaaaaaaaaacaaagagtaTTATTATCAGTTAGTAGTATCTCAATATCTCAAAAGTACCGGTATCATCGTTCTCTTGCCtaaatctttcttttttattaatcatttcaaaAGTGTCGATATCTTCATGGTTTTCAGAATCCAAACTTTTTATGGAGTTGCAGAAGTGTGTTGACTTACTCTTAATTAAGATTTCAAATTCTCTATTGAAAAATAGTCATCAAGACATTTGCAATCATCATAAAGTTAGAGCTCTTTCTAGTATATTTTGCGATATCTATGATTTGATACTTTGCGATTATCCTTAGTTTTTAATGTGTGCTCCATGAAATCAAACACCTTCTCATATTTGAAATCATCACACCCAAATTGTTTTGCAATAAGATGTAGTTTATGATGAAACACATGATTGTTGCAAAAGACTAGACTGACCTTGTTCATGCATTGGACATCCAACCGAAGCTGAGGTGGTAGTTTCCGATTTCGCCATTCATATGTTGACCATGTGATGTCCTGACATAATGAAAACTAGAATCTgtgataaattatttttacagttttttataaacttttaattaaataattaaaaatgtaaGAATTATAATGATTTATACATAAATCAGTAAGATTAAGAGACATCAGGACCACATAACCTCGATTAAGAGAACGATATTTGAACAGCAATCAGTGATAGAGTTTGACATAGTTTTATGAGGGGCCAAAATATAAAGATACATACAACTATTGCACCAATGTGCAAATCGTGTATTATAAGTTGCATGGTATACTATCTATATTAAACTTTGTGGGTGACATGGAAATTTGATTAAACTTAGAATTATGTATATACACTATCTATATTAAACTTTGTAGGTGACATGGAAATGTGTGAGGATTCATGGATTATGTAACTACACCCAACTTGTAATTTTCTGAAACTTCAATGTAGCTTAAACTTAGAGATGTTTCTTTTGGTATAATAAAGGGGGTAAATGTGGTGGTTTCTGCAATGGAATGAGGAGTAAATATTTATGTGCCGTTACACATTTAAGAAACAATTAATAGGCTGTATAAGTGTGACTGTGAGCAAGAGTAACAGCTTAATAACAAATGagttttttaaatgaaaagtgttatttgaacaaccaatttggtgacaacttatttgactaccataatttataaagaaaaattaatattgacaCGGAAAtcatagcaatagagagataaagtaaaaatataatgtgtcTATGAgatagaaagttgtcacaaaaattgtcaccaaatggatgttcaaatatcatttctctttttaaatcTAGAAAAGAGTTTTTACTTTTATTGGAATAAGAATGCGGAGCATAGAGTGGAGTATATGCATTCGAAGATATTGGAGATAGACAcgtcaaatttatttttgttgacgCGGCACTTTCCTAGAAGAGGAGTATATGACATGTAAAATGCACAAAACGTCATATAATTCTTTCAAGAGTCAAGACATTTGGAAAAGAAAGGAATATTGTAGACCAAAATTCACGAGATGCTCGATATCGACAATACTTTGTCGCAAAATCTGTTTTTCATAATGCATAATGTTTGAAAGAGGAACAAGAATTAATTAGTGTCATGCTTTGGAATATTTGGAAACAAAAGAACAACAAAGTGTGGAACAATGTATCAAAACCAAGTCAAGTGTTTTGTGATAGAGCCTCTAATTTTCTCATGAGTTGGAAAAACGCACATTACTGCAAGTAGTAATAATTCACCATCAAAGTGCAAGTAGTTggaaaaaattcaagaaattacAGTCAATTCATAAGTTAAGCCATTATAGAACTATTAAAGTGACTAAATTAAGGTGACAAAACATCATAAAATGCCTCTTGGTTAAAACAGTTAATatctataatcatcatcaaagatCATGTAGTTTCCATTCCTCCTTGCTTTAGCTTCTCTGTCAGTCTGCACATCAACAATTAGGTAAGTGTTACAATACATGATTAAAAACCAGCTctatgattttcttttgttctaTTTCATCTCCTAATCAAGAgttaatatcaaaatcaaatttatgaaACAATCAGCATAATATATGCAACCTACGAGATAAACTTTCACCTTCCTGGAAATATTAGACGCACTTATGTTCAATTCTGTATAAGGCTGGGaaagattttaatttaatgatatgCTATGtccaattttctaaaaaaataacaacataatccaagtttttcaaatttagtAATTTAAACTTCGGAACTATGATAAATACTCTTCACCAAAAAAAGTTAGGTGATATGCTTGTGTACCTTTGTGATGAGTCTTTCAAATGCTTCTGTTCCATTTTCTTGCATGTATCTCTCTGCAGCACTAAGAACATCATCTTGCTTACTGAATATGTTCTTCCGTGGAACATACCACATTTGCGAAGTTCCTGGCATTAGCGGCATTTGTGGTAATTGTGGGTTCATGTAGAATGGTCTAAGATAGCATTTATAAACATGTGCTGCTCCATTAAAGTGAGGAAGAACCAACCAACAACTCAGTATCAACTTTGCATAAGGCCAAATCGGAAGCCTGAAAATTGCAACTATCAACTTCACATAAAAGTTTTGTAAGCAAGAAACTAGCAACTTAATTGTGCACCACGGAAACTAAACTATACTCTGCTAATAATTTTTCATGCTCACAAAATAAAGCATGCAAATCATGCTAAGGCAGTATCAAATAACAACATAGAAAGAACAGTAGTGTTGTGTACAAGAAAACGTTGAAcccaactaaaaaaaaaaaaatcttgaactATGAAGTAAGGAATCAACAAATATGCTAAATTCTTCCATGTAAATTGAGTATGCATTAGCCAATTAGTAAATTGTGATCATATCATAGCATTCAAATCTTGGGTTAGCAATATGATTATAATATCAGGGTTGTTTGTTAACAATGTGATTATGGAATTGGGTTCATGGATTACCCATGTGATCAAACTCAGGGGTACAAAGTCATGGATTAACCATGTGATCGTGGCATTGCAAGGGTTAAGCATGTTATCGTATCTTTGAAGTCAAATGTTACCCATGTGATCACGGTGTTAGGGTAGCTAGCCAAGTGGTTGATGACCTCCGGTTAAACACGAAACGATTAAGAGTTCTCGAGTTCAAATCATGGTTGGAACAATTCTTGGTCAAACTTTACTTGCCATCTAAACTGAACTACGGATTACTGTGACCCTTTTCCA
Above is a genomic segment from Medicago truncatula cultivar Jemalong A17 chromosome 5, MtrunA17r5.0-ANR, whole genome shotgun sequence containing:
- the LOC11427745 gene encoding HVA22-like protein c — encoded protein: MGASGNNLLQVLAKNFDVLALPLVTLVYPLYASIKAIETKNIVDDQQWLTYWVLYSLITLFELTFAKVLEVLPIWPYAKLILSCWLVLPHFNGAAHVYKCYLRPFYMNPQLPQMPLMPGTSQMWYVPRKNIFSKQDDVLSAAERYMQENGTEAFERLITKTDREAKARRNGNYMIFDDDYRY